The Bacteroidales bacterium genome window below encodes:
- a CDS encoding LytTR family DNA-binding domain-containing protein, giving the protein MKCIIVDDEPIARKGIKRLVDQISQLELLDSFNSAETASQYIQTTDVDLIFLDIQMPGINGIEFARSIPKHTLIIFTTAYSEYALDSYEVDAIDYLVKPIDAAKFRKAVDKAITYHSLLLDEEKKSVENVEGECIFVKSDRRFFKVNLKDILFIEGLKDYVIIQMNEQRIITRMNVKNIHDLLPKNTFLRINRSYIVNKNHIDSFDNNDVFIKNHEIAIGNFYRDTFFEEFMKGKSV; this is encoded by the coding sequence ATGAAATGCATTATAGTAGACGACGAGCCGATTGCTCGCAAAGGAATAAAGAGATTAGTCGACCAGATCTCTCAACTGGAACTGTTAGATAGTTTCAACAGTGCGGAAACGGCTTCCCAATATATACAAACAACAGATGTCGATTTAATATTTCTGGACATTCAGATGCCTGGGATAAACGGGATAGAGTTTGCACGGAGCATACCGAAACATACACTGATCATTTTTACAACGGCTTATTCGGAGTATGCGCTTGACAGTTACGAGGTCGACGCTATCGACTATCTGGTAAAACCGATTGATGCTGCTAAATTCCGTAAAGCAGTGGATAAGGCTATTACTTACCATTCACTCTTATTGGACGAGGAAAAAAAGAGTGTGGAGAATGTAGAAGGTGAATGTATCTTTGTCAAATCCGACAGGCGTTTTTTCAAAGTAAACCTGAAAGATATCCTTTTTATCGAAGGGCTGAAAGACTATGTAATTATCCAAATGAACGAGCAACGCATCATTACCCGCATGAATGTGAAAAATATACATGACCTGCTCCCTAAGAATACATTCCTGCGAATTAACAGGTCATATATCGTCAATAAAAACCATATCGATTCCTTTGACAACAACGATGTTTTCATCAAAAATCATGAAATCGCTATCGGGAATTTTTATCGGGATACTTTCTTTGAAGAGTTTATGAAGGGTAAATCAGTGTAA